The following proteins come from a genomic window of Gossypium raimondii isolate GPD5lz chromosome 5, ASM2569854v1, whole genome shotgun sequence:
- the LOC105769437 gene encoding uncharacterized protein LOC105769437 isoform X4 produces MKLVMADQGGDNIVTREYRKGNWTVNETMVLIEAKKMDDERRMKRSGDIEGRGKPTELRWKWVEDYCWRKGCLRSQNQCNDKWDNLMRDYKKVREYQRRIAERGEGTHSNEGSSYWEMEKNERKVKNLPSNMLRLIYERLEEVVEKKGDQTAVAAGGSGLIPNIPYVMDRPITSVETSLPPLLQHQLLAPIPAAIPLTLPAPPQLPPPPIAAAAAAPLVQPSPLSYAQPLPTILIQVSIQTRQQREGREELVMGKAAVGAQQVQTTQMKWALQSLKVLPL; encoded by the exons ATGAAGTTGGTGATGGCTGATCAAGGTGGTGACAATATTGTGACGAGGGAATACAGGAAAGGGAACTGGACGGTCAACGAAACAATGGTATTGattgaggcaaagaagatggaTGATGAGAGAAGAATGAAGAGAAGTGGAGACATTGAAGGGAGGGGCAAACCAACAGAGCTGAGATGGAAATGGGTGGAAGATTATTGTTGGAGGAAAGGGTGTTTGAGGAGCCAAAACCAGTGCAATGACAAGTGGGATAATCTCATGAGGGACTACAAGAAAGTGAGAGAGTACCAAAGGAGAATAGCTGAGAGAGGGGAAGGGACTCACAGCAATGAAGGTTCTTCTTATTGGGAGATGgagaagaatgaaagaaaagtaaagaatTTGCCTAGTAACATGTTGCGCCTGATATATGAGCGTTTGGAGGAGGTGGTGGAGAAGAAAGGAGATCAAACTGCGGTAGCTGCTGGTGGCTCAGGTCTCATTCCCAACATACCTTATGTTATGGATAGACCAATTACCAGTGTAGAAACTTCATTGCCTCCTCTATTGCAACACCAGCTATTAGCTCCTATTCCAGCTGCAATTCCATTAACTCTACCAGCACCGCCACAGCTGCCGCCGCCACCAAtagctgctgctgctgctgcacCACTAGTACAACCATCTCCCCTTTCATATGCTCAGCCGTTGCCCACA ATTCTGATACAAGTGAGTATTCAGACACGCCAGCAAAGAGAAGGAAGAGAGGAACTGGTAATGGGGAAGGCAGCAGTGGGGGCACAGCAAGTGCAAACAACTCAAATGAAGTGGGCACTGCAATCTCTAAAAGTGCTTCCATTATAG
- the LOC105769437 gene encoding uncharacterized protein LOC105769437 isoform X3: MKLVMADQGGDNIVTREYRKGNWTVNETMVLIEAKKMDDERRMKRSGDIEGRGKPTELRWKWVEDYCWRKGCLRSQNQCNDKWDNLMRDYKKVREYQRRIAERGEGTHSNEGSSYWEMEKNERKVKNLPSNMLRLIYERLEEVVEKKGDQTAVAAGGSGLIPNIPYVMDRPITSVETSLPPLLQHQLLAPIPAAIPLTLPAPPQLPPPPIAAAAAAPLVQPSPLSYAQPLPTVAQILIQVSIQTRQQREGREELVMGKAAVGAQQVQTTQMKWALQSLKVLPL, encoded by the exons ATGAAGTTGGTGATGGCTGATCAAGGTGGTGACAATATTGTGACGAGGGAATACAGGAAAGGGAACTGGACGGTCAACGAAACAATGGTATTGattgaggcaaagaagatggaTGATGAGAGAAGAATGAAGAGAAGTGGAGACATTGAAGGGAGGGGCAAACCAACAGAGCTGAGATGGAAATGGGTGGAAGATTATTGTTGGAGGAAAGGGTGTTTGAGGAGCCAAAACCAGTGCAATGACAAGTGGGATAATCTCATGAGGGACTACAAGAAAGTGAGAGAGTACCAAAGGAGAATAGCTGAGAGAGGGGAAGGGACTCACAGCAATGAAGGTTCTTCTTATTGGGAGATGgagaagaatgaaagaaaagtaaagaatTTGCCTAGTAACATGTTGCGCCTGATATATGAGCGTTTGGAGGAGGTGGTGGAGAAGAAAGGAGATCAAACTGCGGTAGCTGCTGGTGGCTCAGGTCTCATTCCCAACATACCTTATGTTATGGATAGACCAATTACCAGTGTAGAAACTTCATTGCCTCCTCTATTGCAACACCAGCTATTAGCTCCTATTCCAGCTGCAATTCCATTAACTCTACCAGCACCGCCACAGCTGCCGCCGCCACCAAtagctgctgctgctgctgcacCACTAGTACAACCATCTCCCCTTTCATATGCTCAGCCGTTGCCCACAGTAg CTCAGATTCTGATACAAGTGAGTATTCAGACACGCCAGCAAAGAGAAGGAAGAGAGGAACTGGTAATGGGGAAGGCAGCAGTGGGGGCACAGCAAGTGCAAACAACTCAAATGAAGTGGGCACTGCAATCTCTAAAAGTGCTTCCATTATAG
- the LOC105769437 gene encoding trihelix transcription factor ASR3 isoform X1 produces the protein MKLVMADQGGDNIVTREYRKGNWTVNETMVLIEAKKMDDERRMKRSGDIEGRGKPTELRWKWVEDYCWRKGCLRSQNQCNDKWDNLMRDYKKVREYQRRIAERGEGTHSNEGSSYWEMEKNERKVKNLPSNMLRLIYERLEEVVEKKGDQTAVAAGGSGLIPNIPYVMDRPITSVETSLPPLLQHQLLAPIPAAIPLTLPAPPQLPPPPIAAAAAAPLVQPSPLSYAQPLPTVDSDTSEYSDTPAKRRKRGTGNGEGSSGGTASANNSNEVGTAISKSASIIAEAIQASEEREERRHKDLVSLHERRLKMEESKTEMDKRGLDGLVDAINKLANSILALATHKKQSAPK, from the exons ATGAAGTTGGTGATGGCTGATCAAGGTGGTGACAATATTGTGACGAGGGAATACAGGAAAGGGAACTGGACGGTCAACGAAACAATGGTATTGattgaggcaaagaagatggaTGATGAGAGAAGAATGAAGAGAAGTGGAGACATTGAAGGGAGGGGCAAACCAACAGAGCTGAGATGGAAATGGGTGGAAGATTATTGTTGGAGGAAAGGGTGTTTGAGGAGCCAAAACCAGTGCAATGACAAGTGGGATAATCTCATGAGGGACTACAAGAAAGTGAGAGAGTACCAAAGGAGAATAGCTGAGAGAGGGGAAGGGACTCACAGCAATGAAGGTTCTTCTTATTGGGAGATGgagaagaatgaaagaaaagtaaagaatTTGCCTAGTAACATGTTGCGCCTGATATATGAGCGTTTGGAGGAGGTGGTGGAGAAGAAAGGAGATCAAACTGCGGTAGCTGCTGGTGGCTCAGGTCTCATTCCCAACATACCTTATGTTATGGATAGACCAATTACCAGTGTAGAAACTTCATTGCCTCCTCTATTGCAACACCAGCTATTAGCTCCTATTCCAGCTGCAATTCCATTAACTCTACCAGCACCGCCACAGCTGCCGCCGCCACCAAtagctgctgctgctgctgcacCACTAGTACAACCATCTCCCCTTTCATATGCTCAGCCGTTGCCCACAGTAg ATTCTGATACAAGTGAGTATTCAGACACGCCAGCAAAGAGAAGGAAGAGAGGAACTGGTAATGGGGAAGGCAGCAGTGGGGGCACAGCAAGTGCAAACAACTCAAATGAAGTGGGCACTGCAATCTCTAAAAGTGCTTCCATTATAGCAGAAGCCATCCAGGCCAGTGAGGAGAGAGAGGAGAGAAGACATAAGGATCTTGTTAGTTTGCATGAGAGGAGACTAAAGATGGAGGAATCCAAGACAGAGATGGACAAAAGAGGGCTTGATGGCCTGGTTGATGCCATTAACAAGCTTGCTAATTCCATCCTTGCTTTAGCTACCCACAAGAAACAGTCAGCTCCCAAGTGA
- the LOC105769437 gene encoding trihelix transcription factor ASR3 isoform X2 — translation MKLVMADQGGDNIVTREYRKGNWTVNETMVLIEAKKMDDERRMKRSGDIEGRGKPTELRWKWVEDYCWRKGCLRSQNQCNDKWDNLMRDYKKVREYQRRIAERGEGTHSNEGSSYWEMEKNERKVKNLPSNMLRLIYERLEEVVEKKGDQTAVAAGGSGLIPNIPYVMDRPITSVETSLPPLLQHQLLAPIPAAIPLTLPAPPQLPPPPIAAAAAAPLVQPSPLSYAQPLPTVDTPAKRRKRGTGNGEGSSGGTASANNSNEVGTAISKSASIIAEAIQASEEREERRHKDLVSLHERRLKMEESKTEMDKRGLDGLVDAINKLANSILALATHKKQSAPK, via the exons ATGAAGTTGGTGATGGCTGATCAAGGTGGTGACAATATTGTGACGAGGGAATACAGGAAAGGGAACTGGACGGTCAACGAAACAATGGTATTGattgaggcaaagaagatggaTGATGAGAGAAGAATGAAGAGAAGTGGAGACATTGAAGGGAGGGGCAAACCAACAGAGCTGAGATGGAAATGGGTGGAAGATTATTGTTGGAGGAAAGGGTGTTTGAGGAGCCAAAACCAGTGCAATGACAAGTGGGATAATCTCATGAGGGACTACAAGAAAGTGAGAGAGTACCAAAGGAGAATAGCTGAGAGAGGGGAAGGGACTCACAGCAATGAAGGTTCTTCTTATTGGGAGATGgagaagaatgaaagaaaagtaaagaatTTGCCTAGTAACATGTTGCGCCTGATATATGAGCGTTTGGAGGAGGTGGTGGAGAAGAAAGGAGATCAAACTGCGGTAGCTGCTGGTGGCTCAGGTCTCATTCCCAACATACCTTATGTTATGGATAGACCAATTACCAGTGTAGAAACTTCATTGCCTCCTCTATTGCAACACCAGCTATTAGCTCCTATTCCAGCTGCAATTCCATTAACTCTACCAGCACCGCCACAGCTGCCGCCGCCACCAAtagctgctgctgctgctgcacCACTAGTACAACCATCTCCCCTTTCATATGCTCAGCCGTTGCCCACAGTAg ACACGCCAGCAAAGAGAAGGAAGAGAGGAACTGGTAATGGGGAAGGCAGCAGTGGGGGCACAGCAAGTGCAAACAACTCAAATGAAGTGGGCACTGCAATCTCTAAAAGTGCTTCCATTATAGCAGAAGCCATCCAGGCCAGTGAGGAGAGAGAGGAGAGAAGACATAAGGATCTTGTTAGTTTGCATGAGAGGAGACTAAAGATGGAGGAATCCAAGACAGAGATGGACAAAAGAGGGCTTGATGGCCTGGTTGATGCCATTAACAAGCTTGCTAATTCCATCCTTGCTTTAGCTACCCACAAGAAACAGTCAGCTCCCAAGTGA
- the LOC105769440 gene encoding ras-related protein RABF2b, producing the protein MATTGNKNINAKLVLLGDVGAGKSSLVLRFVKGQFVEFQESTIGAAFFSQTLAVNDATVKFEIWDTAGQERYHSLAPMYYRGAAAAIIVYDITNQASFERAKKWVQELQAQGNPGMVMALAGNKVDLLDARKVAAEATQTYAQENGLFFKETSAKTASNVNEIFYEIAKRLPRVQPAQNPAGMVLMDRPAERSASATCCS; encoded by the exons ATGGCCACCACTGGAAACAAGAACATCAATGCTAAATTA GTTCTACTTGGGGATGTTGGAGCTGGAAAGTCTAGTCTTGTTTTGCGCTTCGTTAAAGGGCAATTTGTTGAATTTCAG GAATCAACCATAGGTGCAGCTTTTTTCTCCCAAACATTGGCTGTGAATGATGCAACTGTGAAGTTTGAGATTTGGGATACAGCTGGTCAAGAGAGGTACCATAGCTTGGCACCAATGTATTACAGAGGAGCTGCGGCTGCTATCATTGTGTATGATATTACAAATCAA GCATCATTTGAGAGAGCCAAAAAATGGGTCCAAGAACTTCAAGCACAAG GCAATCCTGGTATGGTAATGGCACTTGCTGGGAACAAAGTTGATTTACTAGATGCAAGGAAGGTGGCAGCAGAGGCAA CACAAACTTATGCTCAGGAGAATGGTCTTTTCTTCAAGGAAACATCTGCAAAGACAGCATCCAATGTCAATGAGATTTTCTACGAAATAG CCAAAAGATTACCTCGAGTGCAGCCAGCACAAAATCCTGCTGGAATGGTTCTCATGGATAGACCTGCAGAACGGAGTGCTAGTGCCACTTGTTGCTCTTAG
- the LOC105769439 gene encoding uncharacterized protein LOC105769439 isoform X1 produces the protein MAAVPKQTTMAIKSYKNQAQMLVKNYLLADPFAPYTSILGGILACKVVYDLTDLISSFYIKTYPSLTKIQRVDWNNRGISTTHAIFVSALSLYFVFWSDLFSDPHLTGLMVFRSSQLSTFGLGVSLGYFFSDLAMTLWQYPALGGIEYVIHHLLSGTAVAYSMFTGEAQLYTYMVLISEVTTPEIHLRWYLDTAGMKRSTAYLINGVVIFIGWLIARVLLFGYMFYHVYLHYDQVIKMHAFGFVLVFGVPSALGILNLMWFGKIIKGLAKTLAKRRSWTKELDSEN, from the exons ATGGCAGCAGTGCCTAAACAGACAACTATGGCAATAAAGTCTTACAAAAATCAGGCTCAGATGTTGGTTAAGAACTACTTATTAGCTGATCCTTTCGCTCCTTATACTTCCATCCTCGGTGGCATTCTTGCTTGCAAAGTG GTCTATGATCTGACTGACTTAATCAGCAGCTTTTACATCAAGACTTACCCTAgtcttactaaaattcaacGAGTAGATTGGAACAATCG TGGCATCTCTACAACTCATGCCATTTTTGTTTCTGCTTTGTCATTGTACTTCGTTTTCTGGTCAGACCTCTTTTCTGACCCACATCTTACGGGTCTTATGGTCTTCCGGAGCTCACAACTCTCTACTTTTGGATTAGGG GTTTCTCTTGGATACTTCTTCTCAGATCTTGCTATGACTTTATGGCAATATCCCGCTTTAGGTGGAATAGAATAT GTCATCCATCACCTCCTTTCTGGAACTGCAGTGGCATATTCAATGTTTACTGGAGAAGCTCAGCTGTATACATACATGGTTCTTATATCTGAGGTGACAACCCCAGAGATCCATTTGAGATG GTATCTTGATACAGCTGGTATGAAAAGGTCCACTGCATATCTAATTAATGGTGTTGTCATCTTTATTGGCTGGCTG ATTGCGAGAGTTCTTCTGTTTGGCTACATGTTCTACCATGTGTACCTACATTATGATCAG GTGATCAAGATGCATGCCTTTGGTTTCGTCTTGGTTTTTGGTGTGCCGTCTGCATTAGGCATCTTGAACTTGATGTGGTTCGGGAAGATCATTAAAGGTCTAGCGAAGACTTTAGCGAAGAGGCGATCATGGACAAAGGAATTAGACAGTGAAAATTAA
- the LOC105769439 gene encoding uncharacterized protein LOC105769439 isoform X2: MAAVPKQTTMAIKSYKNQAQMLVKNYLLADPFAPYTSILGGILACKVVYDLTDLISSFYIKTYPSLTKIQRVDWNNRGISTTHAIFVSALSLYFVFWSDLFSDPHLTGLMVFRSSQLSTFGLGVSLGYFFSDLAMTLWQYPALGGIEYVIHHLLSGTAVAYSMFTGEAQLYTYMVLISEVTTPEIHLRWYLDTAGMKRSTAYLINGVVIFIGWLVLDRRLREFFCLATCSTMCTYIMIR, translated from the exons ATGGCAGCAGTGCCTAAACAGACAACTATGGCAATAAAGTCTTACAAAAATCAGGCTCAGATGTTGGTTAAGAACTACTTATTAGCTGATCCTTTCGCTCCTTATACTTCCATCCTCGGTGGCATTCTTGCTTGCAAAGTG GTCTATGATCTGACTGACTTAATCAGCAGCTTTTACATCAAGACTTACCCTAgtcttactaaaattcaacGAGTAGATTGGAACAATCG TGGCATCTCTACAACTCATGCCATTTTTGTTTCTGCTTTGTCATTGTACTTCGTTTTCTGGTCAGACCTCTTTTCTGACCCACATCTTACGGGTCTTATGGTCTTCCGGAGCTCACAACTCTCTACTTTTGGATTAGGG GTTTCTCTTGGATACTTCTTCTCAGATCTTGCTATGACTTTATGGCAATATCCCGCTTTAGGTGGAATAGAATAT GTCATCCATCACCTCCTTTCTGGAACTGCAGTGGCATATTCAATGTTTACTGGAGAAGCTCAGCTGTATACATACATGGTTCTTATATCTGAGGTGACAACCCCAGAGATCCATTTGAGATG GTATCTTGATACAGCTGGTATGAAAAGGTCCACTGCATATCTAATTAATGGTGTTGTCATCTTTATTGGCTGGCTG GTTCTGGATCGCAGATTGCGAGAGTTCTTCTGTTTGGCTACATGTTCTACCATGTGTACCTACATTATGATCAG GTGA